The genomic DNA CCAGCTCGGCGTCGAGTTCAACCTGCGACTCGTCACGGCCTTCGCCGAGCACGTCGCCCCGAGCCTCGGCTGGGAGTCGACGCGCGACTGAGCGACGCCGCGCGCGGGCTTCACCCCCGTGGCACCGCGTACTTGAACCCGCGGTGCGACCCCGCGAAGCCGAGACGCTCGTAGAAGCGGTGCGCATCGACACGTCGGTCGTCGCTGGTGAGCTGCACGAGCGCGACGCCGAGGCGCGGGGCTGCGACCTCGGTCACCCACCGCATCATCGCGCCGCCGATGCCCGCCGACCGCAGGTCGCTGCGCACCCGCACCGCTTCGATGTGCAGGCGCGTGGCCCCGCCGCGGGTCATCCCCGGGATGACCGTGAGCTGCATCGTGCCCACGACGCCGTCCACGGGGTGGTCGGCGACCACGATCGTGTTCGCCGGGTCGCCGATGACCGACTCGAGGCCGCGCAGGTAAGCCGCACGGTCCACGGTGTCGGCGCCGTGCCCGCGCGCGACCGTGAGGTCGTCGTCGGTGAGCAGCCGGATGATCGCGTCGACGTCGTCGGGTCGCGCGGTGCGCAGCACCGCATCGGGGATGGTGGGCGAGAGCGATGCGGGCAGGTCGAGGGCGTTCAGCACGCATCCAGTCTGCACGGCGACGGATTCAGCGCGCGTCGAGCTCGTCGAGGGCGTCGAACAGGCCGGTGCGCCACCAGGCGTAGTCGTGCCCGCCCGTGTACGCACGCAACGTCACGTCGCCGCCGGCCGCGCGGGCGGCATCGGCGAAACTGTGCGCGAGGTCGAGCATGCCGGCCTCCTCGGTTCCGGCCTGCACCGCGAACCGCCCCGAGACGGATGCTTCGGCGAGCCGCCGCACGAGATCGCCCACCTGTCCGGCGGGCACCCGCAACTCCTCGTCGGCCCGGAAGTGGAACGACCCGGACTGCACGATCGCCGTCGCCGCGAGGTCGGGACGCAGGGCCGTCACGGATGCCGCGGCGAGCCCGCCGTAGCTCTGCCCGGCGACGACGACCTGCGACGGGTCGGGGAGTCCGCCGATCAGCGCGGCGACGGCGGGCAGCACCTCGGTCTCGAGATGCGCGATCACGCGCTCCGGATGCGGCAGCAGCGCCGCGCGGCGGGCGAGGTCCCCCGACGGCACGAGCACCACGGTCGCGGGCGGAGCGAGGTGCCGCGCGAGCGCCTCGCGCACACCGGCCCCGGCCCAGTGCTCGCCGTCGAAGAGCAGCAGCACCCGCCCATCGGCGGCGCCGGCCGGGCGCAGCACGGTGAGCGAGGTGTCGCCGTCGATCGGCACGACCTCGGCGCGCACCTCGCGCGGCTCCCGCGGGGTGCGCGCCTCCCAGGCCGGATGCACCCGCGCACCCGGCATGACCAGCACCGACGACCGGGTGCCGAGCGGGTTCGGCAGTTCGCGCGGGTTGCGGGGGTCGGGACATCCCAGCCGGTGGATGCTCCGCCAGCCCGCATGCGTCAGGCCCGCGTCGCGGGGCAGGTGCGGCGCGCTCGCGAAGCGGTAACTGGCGACCAGGTCGTCGGGCAGCAGGTAGGCGATGACGCCGAGCGGGGCGTCGGAGCCGACCGCCACGGGAACCCGCTCGAGCAGCGCCGGACCGAGGTCGTGGCGATGCCCGTCGGTGATGCCGTTCAGGTGGATCATGCCCTCGTGCCCCGCCGGCAGGTCCGCGACGAACGTGACCTCGCGGAGCATCCGGCCGTCGTCGGAGAAGGACCGACGACCGAACACGGGCCACGTCGGCGACACCGCCTCGGGCCGCTCCCCGGCGAGCAGGCGCGCCCGAGCGTCGGAGTCGGCCCGCCGAGGCGCCGGCCGGGCCGGTCGGCGTGCGCCCGCGGCATCCGATCTGCCCATCGTGGCCGGCGCGCTCACGCGACCGCCGCCCGCCCGGGCAGCGGCACGACCAAGGGGGTGCCCGTCAGCGGATCGGGCACGACCTGCGCGCGCAACCCGAAGACCTCCTCCACGAGCTCGGCGGTCACGAGCTCGCCGGGCGGACCCTCGGCGACGACGCGTCCATCGCGCATCGCGATGAGGTGGGTCGCATACCGGCAGGCCTGATCGACGTCGTGCAGCACGGCGACGACCGTCTTGCCGGCGGCGTGCAGGTCGCGGCAGAGCTCGAGCACCTCGATCTGATGGGTGAGGTCGAGGAACGTCGTGGGCTCGTCGAGCAGCACGAGATCGGTCGACTGGGCGAGCACCATCGCGAGCAGCACGCGCTGACGCTGCCCGCCCGAGAGCTCGTCGACGAGCCGGTCGGCCAGGTCGTCGACGCCCGTCGCCGCCATCGCGTGCGCCACCGCCCGTTCGTCGTCGGTCGACCACTGCCGCAGCATCCGCTGGTGCGGGAACCGCCCGCGCGCGATGAGGTCGGCCACCGAGATGCCGTCGGGCGGCACGACCGACTGCGGCAGCAGCGCGAGCGCGCGGGCGAACTCCTTCGGGCGGTACGCATCGACGTCGCGCCCGTCGAGCGTCACCGCCCCGGCCGACGGCCGGAGCTGACGGGCGAGCGCGCGCAGCACAGTCGACTTGCCGCACGCGTTCGGCCCGATGATGACGGTGAAGCCGCCGTCGGGAATGCGCACGGCCAGGTCGTGCACGACGTCGCGTCCGTCGTAGGCCAGGCGCAGCGAGGATGCCTCGAGGCGCGCCTCGTGCGCATCGCGGGGGTGTGCGGATGTCTCGTGCACGGTGTGTCCTCCGGGTCGGCGTTCGTTCCGAGGTCTGGGTCAGCGGCCGCGCGAGAGCAGCCAGAGCAGGTACACGCCGCCGAGCATCGCGGTCACGATGCCGACGGGTGCGGCGAGGGCGAGCGGCAGGTGCTGCGACACGAGGTCGGATGTCACGAGCAGCACGGCGCCCATCGCGGCCGAACCGACGATCGACAGCGTGCCCGACCGGCCGACGCGCATCACGAGCTGCGGTGCGGCGAGCGCGACGAACGAGATCGGGCCGGCCGTGGCGGTGGCGAACGCGGCGAGCACCACCGCGATCGCGATCGACGTGACGCGCAGCGAACCGAGCGGCACGCCGATCTGGCGCGCGGCGTCGTCGCCGAGGTCGAGCATCACGAGCCGGCTGCGCAGCACCACGAGGGCCGGCAGGAGCACGACGACCGCGACGATCGTCGGCAGCACCTCCTCCCACCCGCGCGCGTTCAGCGTGCCGACGAGCCACTGCTGCGCGCCGACCGCCTCGTCGCGCTGGCTGCGGGTGAGGAGCAGATCGTTGACCGCGCCGAGGAACGCCCCGGCGCCGATGCCGACGAGCACCAGCCGGTACCCGGCGCCCGACCCGTGCCGCAGGGTGAGCGCACCGACCACGAGAGCGACGACGAGGCCGGCCACGACGGCCGATGCGGCCACGATCCGCGCCGGGGCGTCGAACACGATGATCGCGACGATCGCACCCGTCGCCGACCCCGAGACGAATCCGATGATGTCGGGCGAGCCGAGCGGGTTGCGCGACACCGCCTGGAACACCGCGCCGCTCACGCCGAGCGCGGCGCCGACGACGACGCCGGCGACGAGGCGGGGCATCCGGATGCCCTCGATCACGCGGACCGCCGGGCCCTCGCCCTGACCGATCAGCGCAGCCCAGATGTCGGCCGGGGCGAGCGGCATCGACCCGGTCGTGAGCACGCCGACGCCGAGCGGCACGAGCAGCACGATGAGCACCCCGGCGACGATCGCCGGGCGCAGGCGCCACCGCAGCGAGACGCGCTCGC from Agromyces larvae includes the following:
- a CDS encoding GNAT family N-acetyltransferase; protein product: MLNALDLPASLSPTIPDAVLRTARPDDVDAIIRLLTDDDLTVARGHGADTVDRAAYLRGLESVIGDPANTIVVADHPVDGVVGTMQLTVIPGMTRGGATRLHIEAVRVRSDLRSAGIGGAMMRWVTEVAAPRLGVALVQLTSDDRRVDAHRFYERLGFAGSHRGFKYAVPRG
- a CDS encoding FecCD family ABC transporter permease — protein: MAHPIPAHSTPADLADQEFRAEPRHSGGAVVWRSRGERVSLRWRLRPAIVAGVLIVLLVPLGVGVLTTGSMPLAPADIWAALIGQGEGPAVRVIEGIRMPRLVAGVVVGAALGVSGAVFQAVSRNPLGSPDIIGFVSGSATGAIVAIIVFDAPARIVAASAVVAGLVVALVVGALTLRHGSGAGYRLVLVGIGAGAFLGAVNDLLLTRSQRDEAVGAQQWLVGTLNARGWEEVLPTIVAVVVLLPALVVLRSRLVMLDLGDDAARQIGVPLGSLRVTSIAIAVVLAAFATATAGPISFVALAAPQLVMRVGRSGTLSIVGSAAMGAVLLVTSDLVSQHLPLALAAPVGIVTAMLGGVYLLWLLSRGR
- a CDS encoding ABC transporter ATP-binding protein; this encodes MHETSAHPRDAHEARLEASSLRLAYDGRDVVHDLAVRIPDGGFTVIIGPNACGKSTVLRALARQLRPSAGAVTLDGRDVDAYRPKEFARALALLPQSVVPPDGISVADLIARGRFPHQRMLRQWSTDDERAVAHAMAATGVDDLADRLVDELSGGQRQRVLLAMVLAQSTDLVLLDEPTTFLDLTHQIEVLELCRDLHAAGKTVVAVLHDVDQACRYATHLIAMRDGRVVAEGPPGELVTAELVEEVFGLRAQVVPDPLTGTPLVVPLPGRAAVA
- a CDS encoding enterochelin esterase domain-containing protein; this encodes MSAPATMGRSDAAGARRPARPAPRRADSDARARLLAGERPEAVSPTWPVFGRRSFSDDGRMLREVTFVADLPAGHEGMIHLNGITDGHRHDLGPALLERVPVAVGSDAPLGVIAYLLPDDLVASYRFASAPHLPRDAGLTHAGWRSIHRLGCPDPRNPRELPNPLGTRSSVLVMPGARVHPAWEARTPREPREVRAEVVPIDGDTSLTVLRPAGAADGRVLLLFDGEHWAGAGVREALARHLAPPATVVLVPSGDLARRAALLPHPERVIAHLETEVLPAVAALIGGLPDPSQVVVAGQSYGGLAAASVTALRPDLAATAIVQSGSFHFRADEELRVPAGQVGDLVRRLAEASVSGRFAVQAGTEEAGMLDLAHSFADAARAAGGDVTLRAYTGGHDYAWWRTGLFDALDELDAR